The sequence GCTTCCTGTAGCCAGAGAATGGTATGTCACAGTACAGCTTTTATAACATGTCCTCTGATTAACTGAAAACCTGACACAACACCTCAGCTTCATGCCTGTGCTGGTCATGTGTAACAGACTTGAAAAGCAAGGTTTTTCACAGCAATTCTTCCATGTCAGCAGCACGTTGTCTGGATCATTCAAGGTGGAAAAGCTCAAGATTTCTCTAAACTTCTTTAATATGGAAACAGACAAAATTTATCATGTGATGGTGCACAATGAACACAGCAACATGACCACCTCTGCTGGCCACTACAGAATCTCAGTATGAGCTTCATCTTAAAGGTAAGCAATATGGTTTGACCACAACTCACAGTAACAGCGAAAggataaaaggatttttaaagagAGATCCATTAATAAGTGCTTTCTGGTAAAAAGACCAACTGCCATGTCAAAAACAAGCCTAAAAAATCCACACCCACCACAAACTCCCAGCTTTAAAGACAGctaagaaaaaggaacaagaacACTCTACAGCATTGTAATCTGCAGTAGTGGGTATTAGAAAAACTTCAGTACTGATGTTAGATACTTGATGTTCTTTGCAGTATTTGCTATAGAAAATAAGACTACATaactcagcagctgcagccccaacTGACATGCACCTTTGAAGAAGTCAAACTCATACATACAAACACAACTGTAATCTGCATAGACAATGTATGTTAAAGAATcctttaaaaaactgaaaaaagaacacTAGAAAACAGAACAGTACCAAGATGAATTAGATCGTGTGCTCCTTTCAAACACCTACCCCTAAACAGACAACCACCATTGCACCACATATACACAAACTCATATATACCTCCAATGCTACAGGAATCCTGACTGAGATTATAAATAATTGTATAGGTACAATCTACCTGATTATATTAGTAACAAGTGACCATCCAAAGATTGTGGTAACTAATTTAAAGTATATCTATGAATTCAGGACATACCCCATTTTTTATGGAGTATTTAATTCCTGTATCAaaccataataaaaatatgaatctGAACTCTACCACATTTAAATTTGCAAAAGCTTGGAATACTAACTTAAGTATTTTACACAGATGAGAAACTATCTGCATAGAATTCCAAGCACAAATGAATGCAATATGCTAGGTTACCTTCCTACATATGCTTTATTCTCAATTTAAACAGCCAATTTTTCAAAGCTATGTGATTTTCAGATATAATGTATTGCCCATCACTACTTTATAgtgtatttataatttattcatCACacattagttttgttttcacacTAGTAACCTGATTACCATTTTATCACAGTTCAGACTCTGACCACTAGACAGCTCATGCTCTCCTCTTGGCGTGCTTTACTGATTTGAACCACTGGAGGGGCAGAATTTAATCATCGAAAGTTGTAGTTGGATCACAAACCAGAAGAAACATCAGTGTTAGCCCTAATACATTCCCAGCAAGAAGAGTCAGAGACTAGAATGGGGGATGAGGGCAAGGACCTGCTCTAGGACAGCACGGAGAGGaagtacaaaataaagcagcagaacaaagcTGCCCACTAAGTCTAAAAATGCAAGGAGGaagaattttcagaaaaaaacccaggtgGTACAGGGATGAAAGGTACAAGATATATGGGAAAACAGGAGGATTAAAGTCATCTGATACCAGGCTAACAGTCCTTCTTTGAGCAAATCTCCACAACATCCCACAATTTGGGGAGTTTATTAGGTATATGCATCTCTCCCCACCCGACTCCTACATTATCCAGgttttctaatttatttccaaagccATAATTCAAAATGGCAAGGAAAACAGGATTCTGGAGAGTCCTTACAAAATGGTGGTGAacttttaaagttatttctttgtaaaacacTGCGTCACTTCACTTTTTATAGAAAGATGACATTTAATGTACTGACTGATCAAATTTCAAGAGTTATTTAAGTTACATTCTAACTACGTAAATACCAGCCTTCCAGTGTGAAGAACCCAATATAAAGAGAGATGCTATCCAATAGTAtgccaattaaaaaacaattaacaTCACATCAAATTTTCTTAAGAGTCAGGTCCTCAATTCCATGATTCAGGTTCTGTAAAATGTAATCTACCACTTGCTGGCAAGATATAGAGGTGATTAATTCAAGAGTTTTGCCAAGCATGAGTAGATGCATCAGTGGGGGTGGCTATTTTTTGGATGGGAATTGGCATTTAATTTCATGTAATTTCAAATAAGAATTCATAACATGCTGGGATtttacatgcaaatattttaactaaccatttcccaccaccaccaccacacttTGTACTAGAAAAGATTTGGAACATAATATTTACATCAACATTTCaatcaatgtatttttaattttaaaaatccagatcTTCAGAGTCAACTTAAACCCTACCTAATACTGGCTTCTAAACCTTCATATTTCTAAAATCATAATTACATACCAAGGTAGCATTTGCATAAATTTGAGATGCAGTACATTACTACTagcaataaatacaaataaatattctatGTAGCAAATAAAGAGATAAATGTGAAGATGGGCTGTCACCATCAAAATAGACCATGATGCAAAGTATGGATGACCTAACGATATTGCGTTTTTTCTGAGCCAGATTTAAAATTTCTAGAAGCAAGTTTGTCAAAATAAACATACCAAAATGTGCTGAACCACTGCTACTTTTACTTTGTATAGAGGTACTGCATGTCTGGGTCCCAGGTTGTGCTGTGCCTGTTCGATTTATACCCCTGTATAATTTCTTACAGGAGAGTTCATCATTGTCACTGTCATGTAGGGATGGTGTCCGAGGCCTAAAATGCCGCCATCTACATGATCTGATATTGACTAGTATCTGACTGAGGTCTTTCGAGAAAGATTTGTCCGAGGTATTTGTTTCTGAGGTATTGGCAAATTGACTGATTGAAGAGTGTTGTGAtgaggaaaacatttccaaatcCAGCTGATGAAATGTATTATCGTAGTCCGAATGTGCTCTGTCTAATAGCACCctaaaaacaggaaaacaaagcagaattatGCAGTGGCAAGAAAATACCAAGAAAGTCGCCAGTCTGCCGTGCGTGCGTGGGGATGACAAAGGGATAGAACTAAAAGAAACTACACAAATCTGTTCTAGAACGAGCAGCCTCCCCGCAAAACAGACACAGAATGCATGAtattattttacaataaataGTACATTTAGGTTTCTATTCACATGTATATTCTAGCTTTTACTGTTTGTACAGCTGATGTACATCATCATGTATATATTAAGACACTgcaatgacagatttttttttttaaaaatcaggctgGAAGATAGAATTCcacaatgcaaagaaaaaaacctagagAACAAAATCGCTTAAAAGTAACTAAAAAGCGATTCAAATGCCCTCCTAAAATAACTTCAGTCCAAAAGCCTTACTCTAATATATACTGAATATACCTATAACCACCCCAACGCAGTGGAGATGTCACACATTAACTTCCAAATCCCCTCGCAAATTCCCAGTAAGCACCTTCAGGTCCCATTCCAATTTTGCTGATATGCCAATCTGACTACCTAATATGCGAAGACGTTCTAAGCATTAATCTGAAAACCAAATCAtgttcttacttttttttaaaattaaaacaccaatatataattttcttaaagacatcatatatatttaaaaaatagcagttATACACATAACAATTTATAAATTGTTTTCAATGAAGATACTTCAGGCATTTTGCTTCTAAGCAAGTCCTTAATTCTTTGGTATTTTTGACATTTGAAATTTGCTATCATTACCTCTAAGTATTCCTTCCAAAATTCTTCTCTACAACTGGCAAATCACCAGATATGGCCCAAACTCAGAAAagtactttctgaaaaatgggatttttgctatttttaaataatactatTTGAAGACAACTATGCAAATCATTTAAATACAAACCATCAACCACAACTGAAAACATACATGTATTTTCACCTCAGAACCTGGGAGTGCcaacaataaaaatactctataaacatttaagaaaagagTATTAAAGTGGCTTCCACTAcggtaaaataaaaacagagacatTAATCAGCTAAGGAAACTTGCATCAAATGGAAGTATTTAAGAAGTCAACCCCTTTGATGTCTCCTTTTTTgagaggtttggtttttttaagctttgctcttttaaaagttgtcttactgatttgattttttgtttgttttttaaattctatttttaaaaccagcaacaaTTATGTAGCACTCACCTTCCACCACGGCCGACCCGTCGTCgcgcaaacccaatacacctCTGGGGTACAGTGAGGGTGGTTAAGCAGTATCTGTAACGCACATCTCCTAATCTTCCCTCTTTAGGGCTACTCCATGGCCAGTTACCAGGTTGGTCTAAATGaggcttaaaataattttaaacaattaaacACAAGATGTTTTCCCACAACAATGCTCTGTCTTATGATACATGAGGAAATTCTACTTACAGCATAGTACTGACAGCCTGCTTTCCTACGGAAGGCAAAAGGACCATCGGGatcattttcttcctcagcctcTGAAGAACCAGACAAAAcctttaaagagaaaacatggGGGTGTACGAGGAAAGATATTAGTAAATTCATGAGTTTTACTTCTATTCTTTCCCCAAAAGCAGCATAAAACTCCAGAGGCCCTACCTGTGAGAGTGGTTCTTCGTCTGAGCTAGGAAAATCATACTGATTCAAATCTTTAGCATTAAAGACTGGCAGTGCAGCAGGACTTGTCTgttgaggagcagcagcagcagatgaaggTAAGACTTTTGGCTTCTTCTCGTACTTTCTTTTGGGTCTAATAACATCAGGTTTATcttgctgcaagaaaaaaaaaagcagtgtaaaaatcacacacacaagcaaattAGATTAAAACAGGAGTTCTAGAAAGCTCCTGTGTAAGCAAGCTAAAAACTGAACTCATCTGTCCACCATCTTGATAGCAATACAAGCAGTCGTTTAATGACtatctgcatttcatttccagtAACTGAAACATTTAACGGACAAGGTGGAATCAAGCACTGTTTGCTCAATCCGTGCTAGATAAAACACTAGTGGTTAAGAAAACAGTACTACTTTGGAGAAGTAAACTAAAATATACACAATGATTTCCATGAGGTGCCAtttctaacattttaaattaataggCATTTATGCCATGTTAGGGAATTAACAATGCTTCAAAGGTAAAAAGAGAAGTTAGACTTCTCAAAGATACCTAGAATCTCAGAAAATCCTCTAAAAAAATAGACATGTTTCCCCATACTATGCAAATTCAAGTTAAGTGCAGTTCCCAGGTTTCCAAGAAACAGACTTCTTCCACACTGCGAGACACTGCATCAATCATGAATAGGTAAGTACACTCCAGCAATCTCAATTACAATGCTCTGCTCTCAATAGAAGTATTCACCCATTCAAGCCACCTTGTTAGATTGAGAACAGCCTTTGGACATTCTTCAGTTATAAGAagtctttgtttaaaaatgaaattataccTCAGCATTTCTCCTGTGTTACCTGACCTATTTAATATGCTCAGTTGCTGGCACTGTAGCTATGCTTTGTATGACACAAAATTAAagcctgcagggaaaaaagTGCTGGTCAGCTTTCTAAATCAAGTAAGATTATTTGATACTTTACTTAAATATAAAACCAGACAAAGATATACAGCATGCTGGGAATATCAGTGgatcacatttaaaaaaccaaaacaaaacaccaatcCTCCAGATTAAAATAACTACATGAATTTAGAACAAGATATGGGGTTTACCTCATTAGTCTTATCTTTGTCAAATATCTAAGTAATACAGTTTTTTTCAGGATATCTTAATTTTATGGacagcattaaagaaaaatgttcctaTCCTCCAGAATAAGAATATAATTGCATGTGTCCTTTTGTCTGTTGTTCACCTATACTACCTTCGTTTCTGTCTTGAGAAAAGCCAGTAGTCTATGTTATCATAATTCCAACAGAACAAAGCATTTTATTCCAACTGCAGCTTTGCTAGTCTATTTCCAgtttctcccctccttccatCTTAAAATGCTGTATCTTGCACACATAACAGCATGAACTAGTAACTTGGTTATTGACATTACTCACTTTAACTTTAAATTCTTTCAGTTCCATAGCTTCTTGGTGTTTAAAAGGACTGCTGTTAGTCACAGGAATGATGGGAATAGTATAGGTAGGTTTAATTGGCTGCCGCTGTGCCATGACCTCAGACATGATCTCTCCACTGTAGTCACCCAAATTATATCTGAAATCAGAATtacttgttttaatttgttggAACACTTATAATGTATGTCTGGTAAAAAATTGCACAACACAGAGAAACATGGATTAATACTTGCAACTTGGGGTAAAGGGACACCCAGGATGACAGCAAAAGTACAGAAAGTATTGTTCCAGAAAAGGGGACTAGTAACATGGAAACTTCATTGCAATGACTAATGCTGATAAATAAAAGGATAACTACCCTGTAAAACATCTTCAAAAGATAATGTAAATGAAAGAAGCAGGAAGTAGAAGGAAAGAACAGGAGAGGGtttcccttccccctcacctggggacaggtaCCATTCAAAAAACCAAGACATTTATCccccaaaacatttaaaacagtgAGGCAGAGTGCCTTATTCATCAGTCCTCCCTCTTGTGTGTTATGGACTATTTTCACAACCAGCAGATCCATGAAACATAGGACATGTCAAGTCCTGTGGAAAATGCTGAGTTGCAGTTTTCCATTTTGAGGGGGCGTAAGAGTCTTCCCTCTATTCAACAGCttattttcctggaaaagctACTGGAAAATCTTTGAGACTTCTCCCCTCTCTAGTACTACTGAAAATGGTCAGTGCTTGGAAAAAAGTACTCCTGGTAGAGACATTTAATCTGTCTCCCTAAGCAGCCAGACTAAAAAGTTAGTTTTAGAGCTTTAAAATACTGACTCAAAACAGTTGTTTTCAAATATGGATACTTAAGCTAGACAAGTCTACGTAGATTTTAATTATCAACCTAAAGAACAACTCCACATTGCAAATACCATTCTTAGTTGATTGGGAAAGTGACAGTTGACAGAGCAGAGCATTTGGTCTTCAGCACAGCTGACAAACAGGATCTCAAAGGAAGCACTACTTAGAGATGACTCACAGAACAACATTTTATACTGTATGAAATGcatatttgttttcctcaagAGAGTATTAGATCAAGCCTTGCTAAAAAAGaacagcagtaatgaaaaaaaataatagtaataattgGAAATGGCCTTAAAATTAGCTGGGATTTCCCTAAACtacatatttaaatttaacaCAAATTCCCAAATGAATTTATGTTAAACTATGATCTCTCTTCCTGTATAATATATGGgatatatacatacatttgAATACATGTACACATGTAACAAAACAACGTAGATTAGTGCGATGGATTGCTTTCCAATACTAAGCAACTTCCTAAAGTGTTATTTTGTTCTCCATAGccatatatgaaaatattctaTATTGTAAAAGTGAAAGAGtctaaatacttattttaaaaatctcccaCTGAGTATTTGTGGGAACTGGAATACAAAGTAGTTTACAAAGCTTTCTGCAGcaaattttcaataaatattacCTCTTTTCCATAATTTCCAGTGTTAAATGTAGCAactctctcttgcttttttccctcctctttatCATCTCCAGGATGGTTACTGCACGACTCAGATCTCGACGCAGCTTAAGCATCTTCTCGTAAGATGCTTCATCATTTTTTCGATTCTGTAGATACACAGTGTATATGTTTCCCCACATCAGTCAAATTGAATAATTTGAATTACAATAAgttctaaatatttatatatattaaaaaaccccacattaatacaaagaaaagcatGTACGTGTTATCAGTGATCTACAGCTTACCAACACGGTACGTAGGTTTAGCAGTAGAGCtagtgaaaaaataatgcaaattttCATTCAATAGCTGTCCTAAAGTagtttcttttatgtttttacccttgcaaattaaaacaaaagaacacCCCAACTTTTGTTTTATACTACATAACAGAATTGTTTCTTTATATAAGCTACTTTTTGAGAGGGCGAGAAGGAAtagaaagaaagcagagggaagTATTGATCTACTTACTTTCCGTGTTTGCATCTTTTCTGTTCGTCTTCTAAAAGCAACATAAGGATCATTTGTGCTGGAACCATCTCGCTTCTCTTGTTTCACTGCTGGGATAAGAGAGGGACCTCgacagtttttcctctttttaatccAGTACTCATACACTTCTCTGATCAATTCATCATCTTCCTTCAGCAACAGCTTGGCCTCTTGCAGGCTGACTGGCTAAATGTAAAACCCAGCATGTCACTTTCATATACCAATATAGAGAGCACGTATTTCAAATTCTTTATTCAAAGTACCATTGTACCTGCTGACCGCTGCCCTTTTCTAGTCTGTCTATCATCTCCTCAAATTGCAAAGGAGAGATGTCCATTCTTTTCTTCAACTTATTCACAAAGATCTCATCTTCCGAATCCAAGTCATAATCCGGCTGCTCAGCATCCAAACTAAAAGCTGAATAATACAGTGAAAGTAAAAGTTAGTTTtactgcagaaatgttttgttctaaTAGCAGTGTCAGGAGTACACACCAGATTCTTCTgaagacaaaaccaaattatttgtTTGAAGGTTGTAGTAATGCTACTCTGAAGCTATATCTagttttttcttgaagaaaattacaCCATTAGAAATCAGGAATAAAAGCTGCTATCTATTGGACTATGCTTTTGTTAACCAATGAAAACTTACTACTGGTCAAACTAGCTAGCAGCTTTCTACCTCGCTGCTTTTGGGAAGAAATGTTTAGATTCGTCAAATGCTGTCTACTATTCTGCAGTTTTATATATTGTATTATCAACAGTTCAGAATTCTGCCCAAACACACTTCAAAGGTTCTTCTACAAAAGTATGTGCAAACTGTATTACAATGACCTTAGGCATATTCTCATCAATTATTTTTGTGACGAGTCAGACTGAACTGGTCCAGCAGGGTCTACCCTATGTAGCAAAGCATCTTCAAACATTTTGCAGAACACAAACAACTGCTCTGTTTTCTACAATATCCTATGAAAATGCAGCATTCTCCATTCAAAATAAGATCTCCCTAGCTCTCATGGCTCATTCAAGTTGTTTTAGTTCATAGGAGAACACATTTCTTCCCAAGTGCACATTTTGAAACACTGTGAAAAGCATCACTTGCTTGTAATAAATAAGTAGCTAGAGTACAGTGCATCTGAAAATCACCATTCTAGCTGTTAGACCACTGgataaggaaaagaagaatgaaaaagtgTAACCTTAATATCAGCATGGAAGACTGCCAGTATTAGTCTCTTCATTTGCTTAGGAGCATAGCAACATGCTCTAATCTACCTGAACTTCAACCTGATCTAGTGTAAgttgtccctgctcattgcaggggggttggactagatgacctttaaaggtcccttccaacccaaactattctatgattctaatacTTCTAAGACATCACCGAAGCCTGGACTGATATAGAAGGGTAACATTTAACCAAAGTTAATTAGGCATGAGAGCTATTTACATAACACAGATACTACATTTTAAATTCTACTAATTACACTGTGCAACAGAACTCTGCaatagattatatttttttacaacGTTTTCAAAAGTTATCCAAAGTAACGTGGCACTCACATCAAGGGTCACATCCATACCAAATAGCTGCTATCttctaacaaaaccaaaatcccaaCACATTTGCAAGTCATCTGTGATATCAAAAACCACCTACTTTGAGATGTAGAATACTTCCATCCAGGCATAGGcaaatactactactactgcCATTTCTGCTTGGCTTCCCAAGCTGCCCTACTGTCATTTTATCCTGGTTAGGCTTTAGGGGACAGGTAATCTGTTTCTTAACTATGTATTATATTTTCTCATCGTGAAGTAGACTTGTGTCTGTCCTTGCTAACAAACCTAAATTTCCCTGCTAGCTATAACTACTGAGTGTTATAGAGGGCAGAAACAGGCCTTTGAGATTGCTAAATTTGAAGTGTTAACATACAGACACATACTCAAGGACATCTATCTACTTGATAAAGAACTAAAATATACCTCTTCAGTAAGTATGTATTCCTTTACATgttggaaaaaattaattctcagAAGTCAGTCTTGATGTGAGCTCCATAGACATTTAAGAGTAATCTCTTGAACTACTAGCAAAATAAAGTTCTCTGCATAGACGTCAATGAATGAGTTGCTTTACTTACGCTGTATGTGAATCAGCTGCTTTGGCATTTTAAATTCTCCAGGATATATAGATTCATAGTATGCAATATTACTTTCTGCTTCTGGAACTGGTATAACCATGTTATCCCTCTTCTCTCCATATACTTGTTGTGCTGAGATAGCCCGCTGGAGATGATGTTcctataaacaaaaaaagtcaagatgaaaatctgagaaaatatttttcagaactcAAGACTTTTTAAAGTTGAAGGAAGtctatttctttgcaaatgctCTCATTCCAAATTCCTGTGACCAGACCTAAGAAATTGACTCGACTTAAAATGCATTCCATAAACCTGAAGGTTTTTCCAGTAGGTGGAGCTC comes from Grus americana isolate bGruAme1 chromosome 2, bGruAme1.mat, whole genome shotgun sequence and encodes:
- the EPC1 gene encoding enhancer of polycomb homolog 1 isoform X1, with product MSKLSFRARALDASKPLPVFRCEDLPDLAEYASINRAVPQMPTGMEKEEESEHHLQRAISAQQVYGEKRDNMVIPVPEAESNIAYYESIYPGEFKMPKQLIHIQPFSLDAEQPDYDLDSEDEIFVNKLKKRMDISPLQFEEMIDRLEKGSGQQPVSLQEAKLLLKEDDELIREVYEYWIKKRKNCRGPSLIPAVKQEKRDGSSTNDPYVAFRRRTEKMQTRKNRKNDEASYEKMLKLRRDLSRAVTILEMIKRREKSKRELLHLTLEIMEKRYNLGDYSGEIMSEVMAQRQPIKPTYTIPIIPVTNSSPFKHQEAMELKEFKVKQDKPDVIRPKRKYEKKPKVLPSSAAAAPQQTSPAALPVFNAKDLNQYDFPSSDEEPLSQVLSGSSEAEEENDPDGPFAFRRKAGCQYYAPHLDQPGNWPWSSPKEGRLGDVRYRYCLTTLTVPQRCIGFARRRVGRGGRVLLDRAHSDYDNTFHQLDLEMFSSSQHSSISQFANTSETNTSDKSFSKDLSQILVNIRSCRWRHFRPRTPSLHDSDNDELSCKKLYRGINRTGTAQPGTQTCSTSIQSKSSSGSAHFESETSLGLVHQILNHTDGSKSLQSSEFTAFTAEQYQQHQQQLALMQKQQLAQIHQQQANSNSSANTSQNLETNQQESGFRLNLHHSHSVKCLEGTLQGFVSKTLDSVSAQFAASALVTSEQLMGFKMKDDVVLGIGVNGILQASGVYKGLHLSSTTPTALVHTSSSSTAGSALLQPSNITQTSSSHSALSHQVTAANSATTQVLIGNNIRLTVPSSVATVNSITTLNARHIPRTLSAVPSSALKLAAATNCQVPKVPASSSVDTVPRENHETEKPALNNIADNTVAMEVT
- the EPC1 gene encoding enhancer of polycomb homolog 1 isoform X4, whose protein sequence is MSKLSFRARALDASKPLPVFRCEDLPDLAEYASINRAVPQMPTGMEKEEESEHHLQRAISAQQVYGEKRDNMVIPVPEAESNIAYYESIYPGEFKMPKQLIHIQPFSLDAEQPDYDLDSEDEIFVNKLKKRMDISPLQFEEMIDRLEKGSGQQPVSLQEAKLLLKEDDELIREVYEYWIKKRKNCRGPSLIPAVKQEKRDGSSTNDPYVAFRRRTEKMQTRKNRKNDEASYEKMLKLRRDLSRAVTILEMIKRREKSKRELLHLTLEIMEKRYNLGDYSGEIMSEVMAQRQPIKPTYTIPIIPVTNSSPFKHQEAMELKEFKVKQDKPDVIRPKRKYEKKPKVLPSSAAAAPQQTSPAALPVFNAKDLNQYDFPSSDEEPLSQVLSGSSEAEEENDPDGPFAFRRKAGCQYYAPHLDQPGNWPWSSPKEGRLGDVRYRYCLTTLTVPQRCIGFARRRVGRGGRVLLDRAHSDYDNTFHQLDLEMFSSSQHSSISQFANTSETNTSDKSFSKDLSQILVNIRSCRWRHFRPRTPSLHDSDNDELSCKKLYRGINRTGTAQPGTQTCSTSIQSKSSSGSAHFAFTAEQYQQHQQQLALMQKQQLAQIHQQQANSNSSANTSQGFVSKTLDSVSAQFAASALVTSEQLMGFKMKDDVVLGIGVNGILQASGVYKGLHLSSTTPTALVHTSSSSTAGSALLQPSNITQTSSSHSALSHQVTAANSATTQVLIGNNIRLTVPSSVATVNSITTLNARHIPRTLSAVPSSALKLAAATNCQVPKVPASSSVDTVPRENHETEKPALNNIADNTVAMEVT
- the EPC1 gene encoding enhancer of polycomb homolog 1 isoform X2; the protein is MSKLSFRARALDASKPLPVFRCEDLPDLAEYASINRAVPQMPTGMEKEEESEHHLQRAISAQQVYGEKRDNMVIPVPEAESNIAYYESIYPGEFKMPKQLIHIQPFSLDAEQPDYDLDSEDEIFVNKLKKRMDISPLQFEEMIDRLEKGSGQQPVSLQEAKLLLKEDDELIREVYEYWIKKRKNCRGPSLIPAVKQEKRDGSSTNDPYVAFRRRTEKMQTRKNRKNDEASYEKMLKLRRDLSRAVTILEMIKRREKSKRELLHLTLEIMEKRYNLGDYSGEIMSEVMAQRQPIKPTYTIPIIPVTNSSPFKHQEAMELKEFKVKQDKPDVIRPKRKYEKKPKVLPSSAAAAPQQTSPAALPVFNAKDLNQYDFPSSDEEPLSQVLSGSSEAEEENDPDGPFAFRRKAGCQYYAPHLDQPGNWPWSSPKEGRLGDVRYRYCLTTLTVPQRCIGFARRRVGRGGRVLLDRAHSDYDNTFHQLDLEMFSSSQHSSISQFANTSETNTSDKSFSKDLSQILVNIRSCRWRHFRPRTPSLHDSDNDELSCKKLYRGINRTGTAQPGTQTCSTSIQSKSSSGSAHFAFTAEQYQQHQQQLALMQKQQLAQIHQQQANSNSSANTSQNLETNQQESGFRLNLHHSHSVKCLEGTLQGFVSKTLDSVSAQFAASALVTSEQLMGFKMKDDVVLGIGVNGILQASGVYKGLHLSSTTPTALVHTSSSSTAGSALLQPSNITQTSSSHSALSHQVTAANSATTQVLIGNNIRLTVPSSVATVNSITTLNARHIPRTLSAVPSSALKLAAATNCQVPKVPASSSVDTVPRENHETEKPALNNIADNTVAMEVT
- the EPC1 gene encoding enhancer of polycomb homolog 1 isoform X5, giving the protein MVIPVPEAESNIAYYESIYPGEFKMPKQLIHIQPFSLDAEQPDYDLDSEDEIFVNKLKKRMDISPLQFEEMIDRLEKGSGQQPVSLQEAKLLLKEDDELIREVYEYWIKKRKNCRGPSLIPAVKQEKRDGSSTNDPYVAFRRRTEKMQTRKNRKNDEASYEKMLKLRRDLSRAVTILEMIKRREKSKRELLHLTLEIMEKRYNLGDYSGEIMSEVMAQRQPIKPTYTIPIIPVTNSSPFKHQEAMELKEFKVKQDKPDVIRPKRKYEKKPKVLPSSAAAAPQQTSPAALPVFNAKDLNQYDFPSSDEEPLSQVLSGSSEAEEENDPDGPFAFRRKAGCQYYAPHLDQPGNWPWSSPKEGRLGDVRYRYCLTTLTVPQRCIGFARRRVGRGGRVLLDRAHSDYDNTFHQLDLEMFSSSQHSSISQFANTSETNTSDKSFSKDLSQILVNIRSCRWRHFRPRTPSLHDSDNDELSCKKLYRGINRTGTAQPGTQTCSTSIQSKSSSGSAHFESETSLGLVHQILNHTDGSKSLQSSEFTAFTAEQYQQHQQQLALMQKQQLAQIHQQQANSNSSANTSQNLETNQQESGFRLNLHHSHSVKCLEGTLQGFVSKTLDSVSAQFAASALVTSEQLMGFKMKDDVVLGIGVNGILQASGVYKGLHLSSTTPTALVHTSSSSTAGSALLQPSNITQTSSSHSALSHQVTAANSATTQVLIGNNIRLTVPSSVATVNSITTLNARHIPRTLSAVPSSALKLAAATNCQVPKVPASSSVDTVPRENHETEKPALNNIADNTVAMEVT
- the EPC1 gene encoding enhancer of polycomb homolog 1 isoform X3, giving the protein MSKLSFRARALDASKPLPVFRCEDLPDLAEYASINRAVPQMPTGMEKEEESEHHLQRAISAQQVYGEKRDNMVIPVPEAESNIAYYESIYPGEFKMPKQLIHIQPFSLDAEQPDYDLDSEDEIFVNKLKKRMDISPLQFEEMIDRLEKGSGQQPVSLQEAKLLLKEDDELIREVYEYWIKKRKNCRGPSLIPAVKQEKRDGSSTNDPYVAFRRRTEKMQTRKNRKNDEASYEKMLKLRRDLSRAVTILEMIKRREKSKRELLHLTLEIMEKRYNLGDYSGEIMSEVMAQRQPIKPTYTIPIIPVTNSSPFKHQEAMELKEFKVKQDKPDVIRPKRKYEKKPKVLPSSAAAAPQQTSPAALPVFNAKDLNQYDFPSSDEEPLSQVLSGSSEAEEENDPDGPFAFRRKAGCQYYAPHLDQPGNWPWSSPKEGRLGDVRYRYCLTTLTVPQRCIGFARRRVGRGGRVLLDRAHSDYDNTFHQLDLEMFSSSQHSSISQFANTSETNTSDKSFSKDLSQILVNIRSCRWRHFRPRTPSLHDSDNDELSCKKLYRGINRTGTAQPGTQTCSTSIQSKSSSGSAHFESETSLGLVHQILNHTDGSKSLQSSEFTAFTAEQYQQHQQQLALMQKQQLAQIHQQQANSNSSANTSQGFVSKTLDSVSAQFAASALVTSEQLMGFKMKDDVVLGIGVNGILQASGVYKGLHLSSTTPTALVHTSSSSTAGSALLQPSNITQTSSSHSALSHQVTAANSATTQVLIGNNIRLTVPSSVATVNSITTLNARHIPRTLSAVPSSALKLAAATNCQVPKVPASSSVDTVPRENHETEKPALNNIADNTVAMEVT